The following coding sequences lie in one Musa acuminata AAA Group cultivar baxijiao chromosome BXJ3-1, Cavendish_Baxijiao_AAA, whole genome shotgun sequence genomic window:
- the LOC135628302 gene encoding RING-H2 finger protein ATL8-like, producing MARPLDASSPLAAPGVAWLTFAIQLHLFLLVVLFVCCYLMVAIVLYIAIGAALGWCKRRAKRSAAMAFAATIPRAVYVVPSSSSSPAPPPSTSVSAVVPQTVMESCIICMEEFVSGEELWVLPRCKHWFHGECIRRWLLVPSMTCPICRMLMIGVEVRPGRSLFSNTINTPFLVPMCLILSVITSLIVIIAVHT from the coding sequence ATGGCGAGACCACTCGACGCCTCGTCGCCTTTGGCTGCTCCGGGCGTTGCATGGCTCACCTTTGCGATCCAACTCCATCTCTTCCTCCTTGTTGTCCTCTTCGTTTGCTGCTACTTGATGGTGGCCATTGTCTTGTACATCGCCATCGGAGCTGCACTCGGATGGTGTAAAAGACGAGCTAAGAGGTCTGCAGCCATGGCTTTCGCTGCCACGATCCCGCGTGCCGTCTACGtcgtcccttcttcttcttcttctcctgctcCGCCGCCGTCGACTTCTGTTTCCGCCGTGGTTCCCCAGACCGTCATGGAGAGCTGCATCATCTGCATGGAGGAGTTCGTGAGTGGCGAGGAGCTGTGGGTGCTGCCGCGATGCAAGCACTGGTTCCATGGGGAGTGCATCAGACGATGGTTGCTGGTACCATCAATGACCTGCCCCATCTGTAGGATGCTTATGATCGGGGTGGAAGTTCGTCCTGGCAGAAGTCTTTTCAGCAACACCATCAACACGCCCTTTCTCGTTCCAATGTGTCTAATCTTATCGGTCATCACCTCCCTGATTGTGATCATAGCTGTACACACATGA